One stretch of Pseudoalteromonas shioyasakiensis DNA includes these proteins:
- a CDS encoding Grx4 family monothiol glutaredoxin — protein sequence METIDKIKQQISENPILLYMKGSPKLPNCGFSSQASQALMACGEQFAYVDILLNPDIRAELPAYANWPTFPQLWVEGELIGGCDIIIEMFQRGELQPLITETAAKYKEKDAE from the coding sequence ATGGAAACCATCGATAAAATTAAACAGCAAATTTCTGAAAATCCAATCCTTCTTTACATGAAGGGATCACCAAAGTTACCTAACTGTGGTTTTTCTTCACAAGCATCACAAGCACTTATGGCATGTGGTGAGCAGTTTGCTTACGTTGACATTCTACTTAACCCAGACATCCGTGCAGAGTTACCTGCATACGCAAACTGGCCAACATTCCCACAATTATGGGTAGAAGGCGAGCTTATCGGTGGTTGTGACATTATCATCGAAATGTTTCAGCGTGGTGAATTACAACCACTAATTACTGAAACAGCTGCAAAGTACAAAGAAAAAGACGCTGAATAA
- a CDS encoding superoxide dismutase [Fe] (SodB; iron binding; present under aerobic and anaerobic conditions; destroys free radicals) produces the protein MAFELPSLPYAIDALEPHISKETLEFHHGKHHNTYVVKLNGLIPGTEFENKSLEEIVCSSEGGVFNNAAQIWNHTFYWNSLSPNGGGEPTGAIADAINAKWGSFDAFKEALNDKAVNNFGSSWTWLVKLADGTLDIVNTSNAATPLTDEGVTPILTVDLWEHAYYIDYRNVRPDYLKGFWALVNWDFANANFA, from the coding sequence ATGGCATTTGAACTACCGTCACTACCATACGCAATCGATGCATTAGAGCCACATATTTCAAAAGAGACTCTAGAGTTTCACCACGGTAAACACCACAACACTTACGTTGTGAAATTAAACGGTCTGATCCCAGGCACAGAATTCGAAAACAAATCTCTAGAAGAAATCGTATGTTCTTCAGAAGGTGGCGTATTTAACAATGCTGCACAAATCTGGAACCACACTTTCTACTGGAACAGCCTATCTCCAAACGGTGGTGGCGAGCCTACTGGCGCAATCGCTGACGCGATCAATGCTAAATGGGGTTCTTTCGACGCATTCAAAGAAGCGTTAAACGATAAAGCAGTAAACAACTTTGGTTCAAGCTGGACTTGGTTAGTTAAACTAGCTGACGGCACACTTGATATCGTAAACACGTCAAATGCTGCAACTCCATTAACTGATGAAGGTGTTACACCAATCCTAACTGTGGATCTTTGGGAACACGCTTACTACATCGATTACCGTAACGTTCGTCCAGATTACCTAAAAGGTTTCTGGGCATTAGTTAACTGGGACTTCGCGAACGCTAACTTCGCTTAA
- a CDS encoding PrkA family serine protein kinase — protein MSIFEHYQSRYEAAQEEEYSIEEFLEICKKDKSAYASAPERLLMAIGEPEIIDTSTDARLSRLFSNRVVARYPAFHDFYGMEDAIEQIVSYLKHAAQGLEECKQVLYLLGPVGGGKSSIAEKLKYLMQQVPIYSIKGSPVNDHPLALFDPNEDAELLEKEYAIKPRYLKTVMSPWAAKRLSEFNGDISQFRVVKRYPSILNQIAIAKTEPGDENNQDISALVGKVDIRQLEHFAQNDPDAYAYSGALCLANQGLMEFVEMFKAPIKVLHPLLTATQEGNYNGTEGISALPFNGMILAHSNESEWQTFKNNKNNEAFLDRVYIVKVPYCLRVSEEVKIYNKLLENSELHDAPCAPGTLKTLAQFTTLSRIKEPENSSIYSKMRVYDGESLKDTDPKAKSYQEYRDYAGVDEGMTGLSTRFAFKILSRVFNFDTTEVAANPVHLFYVLEQQIEREQFTADVEERYLSHLKGYLIPQYVEFIGKELQTAYLESYSEYGQNIFDRYVTYADFWIQDQEYRDPDTGQLFDRAALNAELEKIEKPAGISNPKDFRNEIVNFVLRARAHNQGKNPLWTSYEKLRTVIEKKMFSNTEDLLPVISFNAKTSAEDQKKHEDFVNRMVEKGYTQKQVRLLSEWYLRVRKSQ, from the coding sequence ATGAGTATTTTTGAGCATTACCAATCACGATACGAAGCAGCGCAAGAAGAAGAATACAGTATTGAGGAATTTCTCGAAATCTGTAAGAAGGATAAATCAGCTTATGCCAGCGCACCTGAACGTCTATTGATGGCGATCGGTGAGCCGGAAATTATCGACACATCGACCGATGCGCGCTTAAGCAGGCTGTTTTCAAATCGCGTAGTTGCACGCTACCCTGCATTTCACGATTTTTATGGTATGGAAGATGCCATTGAACAAATCGTCTCTTACTTAAAGCATGCTGCGCAGGGCTTAGAAGAATGTAAGCAAGTGCTGTATTTACTTGGCCCAGTAGGTGGTGGTAAATCATCAATTGCTGAAAAGCTTAAATATTTAATGCAACAAGTACCAATTTACTCAATAAAAGGCTCGCCCGTCAACGACCACCCTCTAGCGTTATTTGACCCAAATGAAGACGCTGAGCTTTTAGAAAAAGAATACGCCATTAAGCCACGTTATTTAAAAACAGTGATGTCACCATGGGCTGCAAAACGCTTAAGTGAGTTTAATGGTGATATTAGCCAATTCAGAGTAGTTAAGCGCTACCCATCAATTTTAAATCAAATCGCAATTGCCAAAACAGAACCGGGCGATGAAAACAATCAAGATATTTCAGCTTTGGTAGGTAAAGTAGATATTCGCCAGCTTGAGCACTTTGCGCAAAACGACCCTGATGCATATGCATACTCTGGTGCCCTTTGCTTAGCAAACCAAGGCTTAATGGAGTTTGTGGAAATGTTTAAAGCGCCAATCAAGGTGCTACACCCACTGCTTACAGCCACTCAAGAAGGCAATTACAACGGCACAGAAGGTATTAGTGCCCTACCGTTTAATGGCATGATATTAGCTCACTCAAATGAATCTGAGTGGCAAACATTTAAGAACAACAAAAATAATGAAGCATTTTTAGACCGTGTTTACATCGTCAAAGTACCTTATTGTTTACGTGTGTCTGAAGAAGTTAAAATTTACAATAAACTACTTGAAAACAGTGAGTTACATGATGCACCATGTGCACCCGGCACATTAAAGACATTGGCGCAATTTACCACACTTTCGCGGATTAAAGAGCCAGAAAACTCAAGCATTTATTCAAAAATGCGAGTCTATGATGGCGAAAGCTTAAAAGACACCGACCCGAAAGCTAAGTCGTATCAAGAATACCGCGACTACGCCGGTGTTGATGAAGGCATGACAGGGCTATCTACCCGCTTTGCGTTTAAGATTCTATCGCGGGTATTTAACTTCGATACCACAGAAGTAGCTGCTAACCCCGTGCACTTATTCTATGTGCTGGAGCAGCAAATTGAGCGTGAGCAGTTTACTGCCGATGTTGAGGAGCGTTACTTAAGCCACTTAAAAGGTTACCTCATTCCTCAGTACGTTGAGTTTATCGGTAAAGAGTTACAAACGGCGTATTTAGAATCTTATTCTGAATACGGACAAAACATCTTCGACCGTTACGTCACTTATGCTGATTTCTGGATCCAAGATCAAGAATATCGTGACCCAGATACAGGCCAGCTATTTGACCGTGCAGCACTCAATGCAGAGCTTGAGAAGATTGAAAAACCTGCGGGTATTTCAAATCCTAAAGATTTCCGTAATGAAATTGTCAACTTTGTATTGCGTGCGCGTGCACACAACCAAGGCAAGAACCCGCTTTGGACCAGTTACGAAAAACTTCGCACTGTTATTGAGAAAAAAATGTTCTCAAACACTGAAGACCTACTGCCTGTTATTTCTTTCAATGCGAAAACCTCGGCTGAAGATCAGAAAAAACACGAAGACTTTGTCAATCGTATGGTTGAGAAAGGCTATACCCAAAAACAAGTACGTTTACTTTCTGAATGGTATTTACGCGTTAGAAAATCGCAGTAA
- a CDS encoding YeaH/YhbH family protein codes for MAHFIDRRLNGKNKSTLNRQRFIRRYKKQIKEAVSDAINKRSVTDTTSGESISIPQRDISEPIFHQGRGGDREQIHPGNDQFSTGDKIKRPQGGGQGGGSGEGEASDSGEGQDDFVFSISKDEYLDLLFEDLELPNLQQNQLDKLVQMKTHRAGFCNDGMPSNIDIVRSLQGSLARRVAMTAGKKRHLAELEGQLALLKAEEEPDKAAIALLERQIEELQSRINAVPFIDNYDLRFRNYEKQPHPTSKAVMFCLMDVSGSMDQATKDMAKRFYILLYQFLTRSYKNIEVVYIRHHTQAKEVDEQEFFYSQETGGTIVSSALKLMNEIIADRYNPEEWNIYAAQASDGDNWADDSPNCGEILRNKLLKAVRYYAYIEITARAHQSLWREYQSIAQTHDNFAMQHIRGVEDIYPIFRELFKKNRQQQGAA; via the coding sequence ATGGCGCATTTTATTGACCGACGCCTGAATGGAAAAAACAAAAGTACCTTGAATCGTCAACGGTTCATCAGGCGTTATAAGAAACAGATTAAAGAAGCGGTATCTGATGCCATTAATAAGCGTAGCGTAACCGATACTACCAGCGGCGAGAGTATTTCTATTCCGCAACGTGATATCAGTGAACCTATTTTTCATCAAGGACGTGGCGGTGACCGCGAACAAATCCACCCAGGTAATGATCAATTCTCTACGGGCGATAAAATCAAGCGGCCGCAAGGGGGTGGTCAAGGTGGAGGCAGTGGCGAAGGTGAAGCCAGTGACTCGGGTGAAGGACAAGATGACTTTGTATTCTCCATTTCAAAGGATGAATACTTAGACTTACTGTTCGAAGATCTTGAACTGCCTAACCTACAACAAAATCAGCTAGATAAACTCGTACAAATGAAAACCCATCGTGCAGGTTTTTGTAATGATGGCATGCCAAGCAATATTGATATAGTGCGCTCATTACAAGGCTCACTTGCTCGCAGAGTAGCAATGACCGCAGGCAAAAAGCGCCACCTTGCTGAGCTTGAAGGTCAGTTAGCGTTGCTAAAAGCAGAGGAAGAACCAGACAAAGCTGCCATTGCGTTACTCGAACGTCAAATTGAGGAACTACAAAGTCGCATTAACGCAGTGCCATTTATTGATAATTATGACCTACGTTTTCGTAATTATGAAAAACAGCCACATCCTACAAGCAAAGCAGTGATGTTTTGCTTAATGGATGTCTCAGGTTCGATGGACCAAGCTACTAAAGATATGGCAAAACGCTTTTATATTTTGCTTTATCAATTTCTAACCCGCAGCTACAAAAATATAGAAGTCGTCTATATTCGCCATCATACCCAAGCGAAAGAAGTAGATGAGCAAGAGTTTTTCTATTCTCAGGAAACGGGTGGCACAATTGTATCGAGCGCATTAAAGCTAATGAACGAAATTATCGCTGATCGCTACAACCCAGAAGAGTGGAACATTTATGCAGCACAAGCCTCTGATGGCGACAACTGGGCAGACGACTCACCGAACTGTGGCGAAATTTTACGTAATAAACTACTAAAGGCGGTGCGCTATTACGCCTACATCGAAATTACAGCCCGTGCCCATCAAAGCTTGTGGCGAGAGTATCAGTCGATAGCGCAAACCCACGACAATTTTGCAATGCAACATATCCGGGGCGTTGAGGACATTTACCCTATTTTCCGTGAATTATTTAAAAAGAATCGTCAGCAGCAAGGCGCCGCATAG
- a CDS encoding SpoVR family protein, with amino-acid sequence MADKRISDGPDWTFDLLAEYQTEIERVAKIYKLDTYPNQIEVITAEQMMDAYSSVGMPIGYSHWSYGKKFIQTEQNYKRGQMGLAYEIVINSDPCIAYLMEENTLPMQALVMAHACYGHNSFFKGNYLFKTWTDASSIIDYLLFAKNYIAKCEEKYGITEVENLIDSCHALMNYGVDRYKRPQRISLYEEQKRQQEREDYLQSQVNELWRTIPTSQQESKKRERRFPDEPQENILYFIEKNAPLLESWQREVIRIVRKISQYFYPQKQTQVMNEGWATFWHYTILNHLYDEGKLTDAFMLEFLQSHTNVVYQPPYNSNYYSGINPYALGFNMMVDIRRMCENPTDEDKKWFPEYAGSDWLETLHFAMQNFKDESFISQFLSPKIIRDFKLFTIIDHEKEPTLNVGAIHDELGYQQVRETLSAQYNLSNLEPNIQVYNVDIRGDRSLTLRYVPHNNIPLAKSKDEVLKHLYRLWGFKVKLEQETSTGEVSLLGECPSSDTRHTTE; translated from the coding sequence ATGGCCGATAAACGTATTAGTGACGGTCCTGATTGGACATTTGATTTATTAGCAGAGTATCAAACTGAGATTGAGCGGGTTGCGAAAATTTATAAACTCGATACCTACCCAAATCAAATTGAGGTGATCACCGCAGAACAAATGATGGATGCCTATTCCAGTGTAGGGATGCCGATTGGCTACAGCCACTGGTCGTATGGTAAAAAATTCATTCAAACAGAACAAAACTATAAACGAGGACAAATGGGCCTCGCTTATGAAATTGTTATTAACTCAGACCCTTGTATTGCTTATTTAATGGAAGAAAATACCCTACCAATGCAAGCTTTGGTAATGGCTCATGCTTGCTATGGCCACAACTCGTTTTTTAAAGGTAATTACTTATTTAAAACCTGGACCGATGCCAGCTCAATTATCGATTACTTGTTATTTGCAAAAAATTACATAGCTAAATGCGAAGAAAAATACGGCATTACCGAGGTCGAAAACCTGATTGATTCATGTCATGCCCTTATGAATTATGGTGTAGACCGTTACAAGCGCCCGCAACGAATTTCACTGTATGAAGAACAAAAGCGCCAACAAGAACGTGAAGATTACCTACAATCACAAGTGAATGAACTTTGGCGTACTATTCCAACCTCACAGCAAGAGTCTAAAAAGCGTGAGCGCCGCTTTCCTGATGAGCCACAAGAAAACATTTTGTACTTCATCGAGAAAAATGCCCCGCTGCTTGAGTCATGGCAACGGGAAGTCATCCGTATTGTTCGTAAGATTTCTCAATATTTTTATCCACAAAAACAAACTCAAGTTATGAATGAGGGCTGGGCAACATTTTGGCATTACACCATTTTGAACCACCTTTACGATGAAGGAAAACTCACAGATGCCTTTATGCTCGAGTTTTTACAAAGCCATACAAATGTAGTGTATCAACCACCATACAACAGTAACTATTATTCAGGTATAAACCCTTATGCCCTTGGCTTTAACATGATGGTTGATATCCGCAGAATGTGTGAAAACCCAACTGATGAAGATAAAAAGTGGTTCCCTGAATATGCAGGCAGCGATTGGTTAGAGACGCTGCATTTCGCAATGCAAAACTTTAAAGACGAGAGCTTTATAAGCCAGTTTTTATCGCCGAAAATAATTCGTGATTTTAAATTATTTACCATTATTGACCATGAAAAAGAACCGACTCTTAATGTGGGGGCAATTCATGATGAGCTAGGTTATCAACAAGTTCGTGAAACGCTTTCGGCTCAATATAACTTAAGTAATCTCGAGCCAAATATTCAAGTCTATAACGTTGATATCAGAGGAGATCGTTCATTAACTCTGCGCTATGTCCCCCATAACAATATTCCCTTAGCTAAATCAAAAGATGAAGTGCTAAAACACCTTTACAGGCTATGGGGCTTTAAGGTAAAACTGGAACAAGAAACCTCAACAGGTGAAGTTTCATTACTGGGTGAATGCCCAAGCAGTGATACCCGACACACAACAGAGTAG
- a CDS encoding universal stress protein gives MNKKILVIIDSIADAKTSILHAKQKAKGVKHIDLVAFSYEDTNNILFSIPPDEALAIQDKELAKVRAALSPLISEHLDDGSYTLQNLWHESPVQWLANELDTSNYDMVIKTRHIDEETQFSELDWQLIRFSPLPLYLAADNKWRNNTNVLAALDLGSEKATKYCLNEAIIKAGLAYAKDYDSEFYACYTVHVSPFLRDLGIVFSDEQVTNAFEKLPVAQRTLIEAHDLKEKLKIKAGVVEQVIPSVAAKLNADLVIMGSVGNTGIKGHLIGNTAEKVMKLLKTDILVLPPLGI, from the coding sequence ATGAATAAAAAAATACTGGTGATCATCGACTCAATAGCCGATGCTAAAACGTCTATTTTACATGCAAAGCAAAAAGCCAAAGGCGTTAAGCATATTGATCTTGTTGCTTTTAGTTATGAAGATACCAATAACATTTTATTCTCTATTCCACCAGATGAAGCGCTTGCGATACAAGACAAAGAACTCGCTAAAGTCCGTGCAGCGCTTAGCCCTCTGATCAGTGAGCATCTAGATGACGGCAGCTATACATTGCAAAACCTGTGGCATGAAAGCCCAGTACAGTGGCTTGCAAATGAGCTTGATACGTCAAACTATGATATGGTGATTAAAACCCGTCACATTGACGAAGAAACGCAATTTAGCGAACTAGATTGGCAGCTTATCCGTTTCAGCCCACTCCCCCTTTACCTAGCCGCCGATAACAAATGGCGTAACAATACCAATGTACTCGCGGCTCTTGATTTAGGCAGCGAAAAAGCCACTAAATACTGTTTAAACGAGGCAATTATTAAAGCAGGTTTGGCCTATGCTAAAGACTACGACAGCGAATTTTATGCGTGTTATACCGTGCACGTGTCACCATTTTTACGTGATTTAGGCATTGTATTTTCAGATGAACAAGTGACAAATGCTTTTGAAAAACTCCCCGTCGCGCAGCGTACCTTAATTGAAGCGCACGACTTAAAAGAAAAACTAAAAATCAAAGCTGGTGTGGTTGAACAAGTGATTCCAAGCGTTGCAGCAAAATTAAATGCTGATTTAGTGATTATGGGCTCGGTTGGTAATACAGGTATTAAAGGTCATTTAATTGGTAATACTGCTGAAAAGGTCATGAAGCTACTTAAAACAGATATTCTCGTTTTACCGCCACTTGGCATTTAA
- a CDS encoding diguanylate cyclase: MPAADFNMNELHWLMDMFNTVDVGLVVLDRDYKVCIWNGFMENHSGLLPSAVKDKDLFDLFPSIDEKWFRSKSESVFILNNRSFTIWEQQPYIFRFKNYRPITGKADHMYQNATFIPLTTTTGEVSHICIIIYDVTDEAVNKKELEEANSKLEQMSRTDALTKLTNRGYWEEKLRKEYMRIVRSGGCSSLLMFDIDHFKKVNDEHGHRGGDEALRHIADLLRKTLRETDLAGRYGGEEFAVTLLDTDHEGAHIFAERLRTLIENSSIYFDGKQIQLTVSIGFACFDEKFDRYEKWVEAADKALYHSKENGRNMVTAYTDL; encoded by the coding sequence ATGCCTGCAGCCGATTTTAATATGAATGAACTCCATTGGTTAATGGATATGTTTAATACCGTTGATGTAGGCCTAGTAGTGCTCGATAGAGACTACAAAGTATGCATCTGGAATGGTTTTATGGAAAACCATTCAGGCTTGCTACCAAGCGCGGTGAAAGATAAAGATCTGTTTGATTTATTTCCATCAATTGATGAAAAGTGGTTTCGCAGTAAATCAGAGTCTGTGTTCATACTAAATAATCGTTCATTTACTATTTGGGAGCAGCAGCCATATATTTTCCGTTTCAAAAACTACCGCCCAATTACCGGTAAAGCGGATCATATGTATCAAAATGCTACCTTTATTCCGCTGACAACGACCACAGGTGAAGTGTCGCATATCTGTATCATTATTTATGATGTAACGGATGAAGCTGTAAACAAAAAAGAGCTAGAAGAAGCCAACAGTAAGCTTGAACAAATGAGTCGAACAGATGCGCTGACTAAACTGACCAACCGTGGTTATTGGGAAGAAAAATTACGTAAAGAGTATATGCGTATTGTTCGCAGTGGCGGGTGTAGCAGTTTGTTGATGTTTGATATTGATCATTTTAAAAAGGTTAATGATGAGCATGGCCATCGCGGAGGTGATGAGGCGTTGCGTCATATTGCTGACCTTCTGCGTAAGACTTTGCGTGAAACCGATTTAGCTGGCCGCTATGGTGGTGAAGAGTTTGCGGTAACCTTGCTAGATACTGATCATGAAGGTGCGCATATTTTTGCTGAGCGATTAAGAACACTGATTGAGAACTCATCAATATACTTTGATGGCAAACAAATTCAACTGACGGTCAGTATTGGTTTTGCCTGCTTTGACGAAAAGTTTGATCGCTACGAAAAGTGGGTTGAAGCGGCAGATAAAGCCTTGTATCACTCTAAAGAAAATGGCCGTAACATGGTTACTGCTTATACAGATTTATAA
- a CDS encoding response regulator, with translation MSTSVLVCDDSKLARRQLARSLPDDWDIKVEFAENGVHCIEQIKKIQPEILFLDLNMPEMDGYEVLQAIQEQDLHVLTVVVSGDIQPNAHQRVLELGAIDFIQKPCSAEKLANIIEHHGIKDKAMRERLANKLGEQVDPDVRDIYQELTNVAMGQAGDLLARLLNVFVKLPIPNVNVLEVNELDMALRSIDANATTSGVCQGFIGGGVSGEALLLLNDSSFKEIASLMNYEGELNDNVELELLMDVSNILIGAILSGLSKQLDMRFSQGHPVVLGQHCDVTDLVKANKSRWQRTLAIEISYGIENHNINCDLMLLFTEDSLKTLKYKVAYLLED, from the coding sequence ATGTCAACATCGGTATTAGTTTGTGATGATTCAAAGTTAGCACGTCGACAATTAGCGCGCTCTTTACCCGATGATTGGGATATTAAAGTTGAGTTCGCTGAAAATGGTGTGCACTGTATTGAGCAGATTAAAAAAATTCAGCCAGAAATTCTATTTCTTGATTTAAACATGCCTGAAATGGATGGCTATGAAGTGCTTCAAGCCATTCAAGAACAGGACCTTCATGTTCTCACCGTGGTTGTGTCTGGTGATATTCAACCTAATGCGCATCAACGAGTGCTAGAGTTAGGTGCCATCGACTTTATTCAAAAACCTTGCTCTGCGGAAAAGCTCGCTAATATCATCGAACACCATGGTATTAAAGATAAAGCCATGCGTGAGCGCCTTGCTAATAAGCTAGGTGAGCAAGTTGACCCTGATGTGCGTGATATCTATCAAGAGCTCACTAACGTCGCTATGGGGCAAGCAGGGGACTTATTAGCGCGTCTTCTTAATGTATTCGTAAAGCTGCCTATCCCTAATGTAAATGTATTAGAAGTAAATGAGCTTGATATGGCTCTGCGCTCTATTGATGCTAATGCAACTACATCGGGTGTATGCCAAGGTTTTATCGGCGGTGGAGTATCTGGCGAAGCATTACTACTTTTAAACGATTCAAGTTTTAAAGAAATCGCGTCATTGATGAATTACGAAGGTGAGCTAAACGATAATGTCGAGCTTGAGCTGTTAATGGATGTGAGCAACATTCTGATCGGTGCGATTTTATCAGGGCTTTCTAAACAGCTAGATATGCGTTTTAGCCAAGGTCATCCTGTGGTGCTAGGGCAGCATTGTGATGTCACCGATTTAGTAAAAGCCAATAAATCTCGCTGGCAACGAACACTGGCGATTGAGATCAGCTATGGCATCGAAAATCACAATATTAACTGTGATTTGATGTTGCTGTTCACTGAGGACTCACTTAAAACCCTTAAGTACAAAGTAGCTTATTTATTAGAAGATTAA
- the tpx gene encoding thiol peroxidase, producing MLRPLIFALGAVCTFSYAGDLSENSLDAGKVSAQSKPVTLLGQGVEVGQKAPNFKVVDGSFTPVTLDNYQGQAVLLSVVPSLDTGVCSIQTKHFNEKVATEYPSVAMLTLSADLPFAQKRFCKAENIDKVVTLSDSVWRDFGKNYGLIIKDMGLLTRAVFVLDKEHNIVYKQLVDNLSKEPDYDGAITALKKL from the coding sequence ATGTTACGTCCGCTAATATTTGCACTAGGTGCTGTATGCACGTTTAGTTATGCTGGTGATTTATCAGAAAATAGTTTAGATGCAGGTAAGGTTTCTGCCCAATCTAAGCCGGTCACTTTACTAGGTCAAGGTGTTGAAGTTGGTCAAAAAGCGCCTAATTTTAAAGTAGTAGATGGCAGCTTTACACCTGTCACACTAGATAACTACCAAGGTCAAGCAGTGCTTTTAAGCGTAGTGCCAAGTTTAGATACGGGTGTGTGTAGTATTCAAACCAAACACTTTAATGAAAAAGTAGCTACTGAGTACCCAAGTGTTGCTATGCTTACCTTAAGCGCAGATTTACCGTTTGCACAAAAGCGTTTTTGTAAAGCCGAAAATATCGACAAAGTGGTGACTTTGTCTGACTCAGTGTGGCGTGACTTTGGTAAGAACTACGGTTTGATTATCAAAGATATGGGCTTATTAACCCGTGCGGTGTTTGTGTTAGATAAAGAACATAACATCGTTTATAAGCAGCTAGTTGATAATTTATCAAAAGAGCCTGATTACGACGGTGCCATTACGGCATTAAAGAAACTGTAA
- the adk gene encoding adenylate kinase, with protein MRIILLGAPGAGKGTQAQFLMDKYGIPQISTGDMLRAAIKEGTPLGLEAKKVMDAGQLVSDEIIIGLVKERIAKPDCEKGFLLDGFPRTIPQADAMKENGVVVDHVIEFDVADEIIVERMGGRRVHPGSGRVYHVVYNPPKVDGKDDITGEDLIIRDDDTEETVRKRLGIYHDQTKPLVDYYQAEAKAGNTQYHKLDGTQAVEAVSQQLGELLG; from the coding sequence ATGCGCATTATTCTTTTGGGCGCGCCGGGTGCAGGTAAAGGTACTCAAGCTCAGTTTTTGATGGACAAATACGGTATTCCACAAATTTCTACGGGCGATATGCTGCGTGCAGCAATCAAAGAAGGTACACCACTTGGTCTTGAAGCTAAAAAAGTAATGGATGCAGGTCAATTAGTATCTGACGAAATTATTATCGGTCTAGTTAAAGAGCGCATCGCTAAGCCAGATTGCGAAAAAGGTTTCTTACTAGATGGTTTCCCTCGTACTATTCCTCAAGCAGATGCAATGAAAGAGAATGGCGTGGTAGTTGATCACGTTATCGAATTTGACGTTGCTGACGAAATCATCGTTGAGCGTATGGGCGGCCGTCGCGTACACCCTGGTTCTGGTCGTGTTTATCACGTTGTTTATAATCCACCTAAAGTTGATGGCAAAGATGACATCACAGGTGAAGATCTAATCATTCGTGATGACGATACTGAAGAAACAGTACGTAAGCGTTTAGGTATTTACCACGACCAAACTAAACCATTAGTTGATTACTACCAAGCTGAAGCAAAAGCAGGCAACACTCAGTACCACAAATTAGACGGTACTCAAGCTGTTGAAGCTGTTAGCCAACAACTTGGTGAGCTACTAGGTTAA